Proteins co-encoded in one Sphingopyxis sp. BE259 genomic window:
- a CDS encoding tRNA (guanine(46)-N(7))-methyltransferase TrmB, with translation MTAHKPGDPTTINRLYGRSKGKPLRAGQQDLVDTLLPQIAVPTDGDVTAERLFGYDRPLHFEIGFGGGEHMAARADMLPDHGFIGAEPFINGVAQALVHIAGDHGAKLPLGNVRIHHGDALEVLQRIPDGALSFAYLLHPDPWPKARHAKRRMMNDGPLDLIAAKLKPGGEFRFGTDHPIYLHHALMVMRRHRHQFEWLAEDAQDFQNRPGGWPETRYEAKARRLGHEVWYFRWRRI, from the coding sequence ATGACTGCGCACAAACCCGGCGATCCGACGACGATCAACCGCCTCTACGGCCGCTCCAAGGGTAAGCCGCTGCGGGCCGGGCAGCAGGATCTCGTCGACACGCTGCTGCCGCAAATCGCGGTGCCGACCGACGGCGACGTCACCGCCGAGCGCCTGTTCGGCTATGACCGCCCGCTTCATTTCGAGATCGGCTTCGGTGGCGGTGAGCATATGGCGGCGCGCGCCGACATGCTGCCCGATCATGGTTTCATCGGGGCCGAGCCGTTTATCAACGGGGTCGCGCAGGCGCTGGTCCATATCGCCGGGGATCATGGCGCGAAACTGCCGCTGGGCAATGTCCGCATCCATCATGGCGACGCGCTGGAAGTGCTGCAACGCATCCCCGACGGCGCGCTGAGCTTTGCCTATCTGCTCCACCCCGACCCCTGGCCAAAGGCGCGCCATGCCAAGCGGCGAATGATGAATGACGGCCCGCTCGACCTGATCGCCGCGAAGCTCAAACCCGGCGGCGAGTTTCGTTTCGGCACCGACCACCCGATCTATTTGCATCATGCGCTGATGGTCATGCGGCGCCACCGCCACCAGTTCGAATGGCTGGCAGAGGACGCCCAGGATTTCCAGAACCGCCCCGGTGGCTGGCCCGAAACGCGCTATGAGGCGAAAGCCCGCCGACTGGGCCACGAGGTCTGGTATTTTCGCTGGAGGCGTATATAG